A single region of the Verrucomicrobiia bacterium genome encodes:
- a CDS encoding aldolase/citrate lyase family protein, with translation MGQTKRKLALGNTALGGWIMIGHPSVAEIMAGEGFDWIAVDLEHTSTSLHDLQAIAMALKGSECDLLVRLHSCDAVQAKLVLDIGADGIIVPAVNTPAQAAQAAAIARFPPEGIRGASLCRATDFGRNFKDYFEQHNRKVIVVVMLENHVGVAQADAILSTPGVDAAFIGPYDLSASMGLAGQLEHADVLAAQQKVLAACVRHGVAPGIHVVSTDPDDLKQCLDQGFRFVACGLDTLFIQRGCRRMKQPSGISNGKTTLHPRSDGSPNGETSPTINNLYDTSRKNTK, from the coding sequence ATGGGACAAACGAAACGAAAGTTGGCGCTGGGAAATACCGCATTGGGAGGCTGGATCATGATCGGGCATCCGTCTGTGGCGGAGATCATGGCGGGTGAAGGTTTCGACTGGATCGCGGTTGACCTGGAACACACCAGCACAAGTCTGCACGATCTCCAGGCGATTGCGATGGCCCTGAAAGGCAGTGAGTGCGATCTGCTGGTGCGGCTGCATTCGTGCGACGCGGTCCAAGCCAAGCTGGTGCTCGATATTGGAGCTGATGGAATCATCGTGCCGGCGGTGAACACACCGGCGCAGGCAGCACAGGCGGCGGCAATCGCGCGATTTCCGCCGGAAGGCATTCGCGGGGCATCGTTGTGCCGAGCCACGGATTTTGGACGCAACTTCAAAGACTATTTTGAGCAACACAACCGAAAAGTGATCGTGGTGGTGATGCTCGAGAATCATGTGGGAGTAGCGCAGGCTGATGCGATTCTGTCCACGCCAGGAGTGGATGCGGCCTTTATCGGGCCGTACGATTTGTCGGCCTCGATGGGTTTGGCTGGCCAGTTGGAGCATGCGGATGTCCTGGCGGCGCAACAGAAGGTATTGGCTGCGTGCGTTCGGCATGGCGTCGCGCCGGGAATCCATGTGGTCTCAACCGATCCCGACGACCTGAAACAGTGCCTTGACCAGGGATTCCGGTTCGTGGCATGCGGCCTTGATACCCTGTTCATTCAACGCGGGTGCCGCAGAATGAAACAACCTTCGGGGATCTCCAACGGCAAAACCACATTGCATCCTCGAAGTGATGGTTCTCCCAATGGAGAAACTTCGCCAACGATCAACAATCTTTATGATACCTCCCGAAAAAACACAAAATGA
- a CDS encoding glucose 1-dehydrogenase, with product MESKLFDLTGKVALVTGASRGLGQYLGRALARAGADLIITSREANALHAFGSEIEALGRKVLPLALDVRNLASIQKMTADAIAHFGKIDILVNNAGCNVRKPALQVTWDDWNLILETNLRGTFFVSQAVAAHMIPRHYGRIINIGSVTCVAGYAGLAPYGASRGGVKQLTMSLADDWGPHGITVNCLAPGWFKTAQNAVMYEDAQWVEYLCDRIPLKRPGRPNDLDGAVVFLASDASEYITAQTLLVDGGISGGATRALAPKPKQP from the coding sequence ATGGAATCCAAGCTCTTCGATCTTACTGGCAAAGTGGCGCTGGTAACCGGCGCGAGCCGGGGCTTAGGACAATATCTTGGCCGCGCCCTCGCCCGGGCCGGCGCAGACCTGATCATCACCAGTCGTGAAGCGAATGCGTTGCACGCGTTTGGAAGCGAAATAGAAGCGCTCGGGCGAAAGGTTCTTCCGCTGGCTTTGGATGTACGAAACCTCGCCAGCATCCAAAAGATGACCGCTGATGCCATCGCCCACTTCGGCAAAATTGACATCCTGGTGAACAACGCCGGATGCAACGTGCGCAAGCCGGCCCTCCAAGTGACCTGGGATGATTGGAACCTTATTCTTGAAACCAATCTGCGCGGAACGTTTTTCGTTTCACAGGCCGTCGCAGCACACATGATTCCCAGGCATTACGGCCGCATCATCAACATCGGCTCGGTGACGTGCGTAGCCGGATACGCCGGGCTGGCACCGTACGGAGCGAGTCGCGGTGGCGTGAAGCAATTGACCATGAGCCTGGCCGACGACTGGGGTCCGCACGGGATCACCGTCAATTGCCTGGCCCCGGGGTGGTTCAAGACCGCACAGAACGCGGTCATGTATGAAGACGCTCAATGGGTGGAGTATCTTTGCGATCGCATCCCGCTCAAGCGACCTGGCCGGCCCAACGATTTGGATGGCGCGGTTGTCTTTCTTGCCTCCGATGCCAGCGAATATATCACCGCACAAACTCTCCTGGTCGATGGCGGTATTTCCGGGGGCGCAACCCGCGCATTAGCGCCAAAGCCAAAGCAACCTTGA
- a CDS encoding alpha-L-fucosidase: MKSHFLTVSIAILIGLSTSATLSTAEHGRLPADDWHLKRVEAFIEDSPQPDYHHPSDAAIEAFRDLKFGVRIHWGVYAMIGDASWPLLHMTNEERQSYQQKYKSFNPAGFNADEWMQLFQTNGVQVFAFTAKHHDGFSMFDTQTRVKQRVNWTAPGGPRIEDCDLAYSIMETPFRRDIVKELCDAGQRFGLKIDLYYSHPDWYDADFRPYAMNPLRTESTNTYGALPDEFDAKYTKNIFVAPDPTPEERERMMARHREQLVELLTRYGRIDMLCLDQWLGSNVWPELRETIKLVRKLQPDVMLRARGIGNYGDYYTPEGWIPGSKENTTMPWMVIYKLAGTWVYQPNLTKYKGTDWVVENLADITAKGGNFMVGIGPDDQGRFHPQVVQTLQETGAWLKVNGTAIFESRPRSGDLWREGEHIRFTRTKDNRFIHAISLRWPGELLILKTVSAKPGSQITLLGESTPLKWRNDPRRGLMIALPERLQNPENRPCRFAYAFQIEGHDRVVSAN; encoded by the coding sequence GTGAAAAGCCATTTTTTAACCGTCTCGATTGCAATCCTGATCGGACTCTCAACTTCCGCGACTCTGTCCACGGCCGAACACGGCAGGCTGCCTGCGGACGACTGGCACCTGAAACGCGTCGAAGCCTTCATCGAAGACAGTCCGCAGCCGGATTACCACCACCCCTCCGACGCGGCCATCGAAGCCTTTCGCGACCTGAAGTTTGGCGTCCGAATTCATTGGGGCGTCTATGCGATGATCGGTGATGCGTCATGGCCCCTGCTGCACATGACAAATGAGGAACGCCAGAGTTATCAGCAGAAGTACAAAAGCTTCAATCCGGCGGGATTTAATGCGGACGAATGGATGCAGTTGTTCCAGACAAATGGCGTCCAGGTGTTCGCGTTCACGGCCAAGCATCACGACGGCTTCTCGATGTTCGACACGCAAACCCGGGTGAAACAGCGCGTCAACTGGACCGCTCCCGGCGGGCCGCGAATTGAAGACTGCGACCTCGCATACAGCATCATGGAAACCCCGTTCCGCCGTGACATCGTCAAGGAACTCTGCGACGCAGGGCAGCGTTTCGGACTTAAGATTGATCTCTATTATTCCCATCCGGATTGGTACGACGCCGACTTCAGGCCTTATGCCATGAATCCCCTGCGCACCGAATCAACCAACACGTATGGCGCCTTGCCGGATGAGTTCGACGCGAAATATACGAAGAACATCTTTGTTGCTCCTGATCCGACGCCTGAAGAACGCGAGCGCATGATGGCGCGGCATCGTGAACAATTGGTGGAATTGCTCACACGCTACGGGAGGATCGACATGCTCTGCCTGGACCAGTGGCTGGGATCGAATGTTTGGCCGGAACTTCGCGAGACGATCAAGCTCGTCCGGAAATTGCAACCCGACGTGATGTTGCGGGCGCGCGGCATCGGCAATTACGGCGATTACTACACTCCCGAAGGCTGGATTCCGGGTTCCAAGGAAAACACCACGATGCCTTGGATGGTGATCTACAAACTCGCCGGCACCTGGGTATATCAACCGAACCTCACCAAATACAAAGGCACTGACTGGGTGGTGGAAAATCTCGCGGACATCACCGCCAAGGGAGGCAATTTCATGGTCGGCATTGGTCCAGATGACCAGGGCCGGTTTCATCCCCAAGTCGTGCAAACCCTTCAGGAAACCGGGGCCTGGCTGAAGGTCAATGGCACTGCCATTTTTGAAAGCCGTCCCCGCAGCGGTGATCTTTGGCGTGAGGGAGAGCACATCCGGTTCACGCGGACCAAGGACAATCGTTTCATCCACGCCATCTCTCTTCGTTGGCCGGGCGAATTGCTAATATTGAAAACCGTGTCGGCCAAACCGGGTTCCCAGATCACCCTGCTCGGCGAATCGACACCCTTGAAGTGGCGCAATGATCCACGCCGGGGGCTGATGATCGCGCTTCCCGAGCGACTCCAGAATCCTGAGAACCGACCCTGCCGGTTTGCTTACGCATTTCAAATTGAAGGCCACGATCGAGTCGTGTCCGCAAATTGA
- a CDS encoding ThuA domain-containing protein, which produces MKAILILLALELIFARPVQAESVSGPKKVLFFSKAASWEKRIIHRTGNELSLIERAAQKLGQENNIEFTFSKDGTIFTPENIAVFDAFFFFTSGDLTSQHRNGRGDNFPLMTLDGKKAFLDAIQNGKGFIGCNTAVYTFIERLSPGEKDTGTNASRYTRMIGAGYIGHNEVQPGYFTYMDHSFPGMESVPSDYRPLDQWYSFREFMPDLHVIMALDSPKLVGNLYGRQSYPIIWARMEGKGRVFYTTMGHTAEMWRDPVFLQMLLGGIKWATGTVDADVTPNMMTITPHANEIPDGAKRFIASNPPKVHSQFPNFKVWLPESETRSR; this is translated from the coding sequence ATGAAAGCCATTCTGATCCTTCTGGCTCTCGAGCTGATATTTGCCCGGCCGGTACAGGCTGAGAGCGTATCCGGTCCGAAAAAGGTTCTCTTCTTTTCTAAAGCCGCTTCGTGGGAAAAGAGAATCATTCACCGCACCGGGAACGAATTGAGTTTGATCGAGAGGGCGGCCCAGAAGCTCGGACAGGAAAATAATATTGAATTCACCTTCAGCAAAGATGGAACGATTTTCACGCCTGAGAATATCGCCGTCTTCGATGCCTTCTTTTTTTTCACGTCGGGCGATCTGACCTCGCAACACAGAAATGGTCGCGGCGACAATTTTCCTTTGATGACGCTGGACGGGAAAAAGGCGTTTCTTGACGCTATTCAAAATGGGAAGGGTTTCATCGGCTGCAACACCGCTGTCTATACCTTTATTGAACGGCTGAGCCCGGGTGAAAAAGACACCGGCACCAATGCCAGCCGTTATACTCGAATGATAGGCGCCGGTTACATTGGTCACAACGAAGTGCAGCCCGGCTATTTCACATACATGGACCACAGTTTCCCGGGAATGGAAAGCGTACCGTCAGATTATCGTCCGCTCGATCAATGGTATTCCTTTCGAGAGTTCATGCCCGATCTCCACGTCATCATGGCCTTGGATTCCCCGAAACTGGTTGGAAATCTTTACGGTCGTCAGAGCTATCCGATCATCTGGGCGCGAATGGAGGGGAAAGGCCGCGTGTTCTACACCACCATGGGTCACACCGCTGAAATGTGGCGCGATCCTGTATTCCTGCAAATGCTTCTTGGGGGCATTAAATGGGCCACTGGAACTGTGGATGCAGATGTGACACCCAACATGATGACAATCACTCCGCACGCGAACGAGATTCCCGACGGCGCGAAGAGGTTCATTGCCTCGAACCCGCCAAAGGTTCACTCGCAGTTTCCCAATTTCAAAGTGTGGCTGCCTGAATCGGAGACTCGCTCCCGATGA
- a CDS encoding alpha-L-fucosidase, producing the protein MIPPEKTQNERSGPLDKLQLRWGKALFTTFIGLNCLVTIQPVAHGAPADSATKYTADWESLNSRPTPAWFTDAKFGIFIHWGVYSVPAWSVTAQHSGSYSEWYWWRIMETNKNGSVSAYRKFHDLNYGPDFSYMDFAPHFRAELFDPEFWAKTFADSGARYVVLTSKHHDGFALWPNEDANRSWGRPWNSVDIGPKRDLLGDLTTAVRRQGLKMGIYYSLYEWFNPLWLKDQKQYATEHMHPQFKDVVTRYSPSIIFSDGEWDISSSDWRSPELLAWLFNESPSRHDVVINDRWGKKERHQNGGYFTTEYGAGLPDASHPWEENRGMGYSFGYSRTEQLKDYRTGKELIWMFTDLVSRGGNLLLDIGPDADGTIPVIMQDRLAQMGEWLKVNGEAIYGTTPWKKTCQWSEGTQPEPVTKRDQAKYDIMTLAAMKPENGQARKQAFLTAKGDTLYAILPNWPGKTFTLKDVKTGKGTAIQMLGVPGNLNFSSRKGNLIINIPQLTIDQLPCQHAWTLKITHVAATKE; encoded by the coding sequence ATGATACCTCCCGAAAAAACACAAAATGAACGGTCCGGGCCTTTGGACAAGCTGCAACTTCGCTGGGGCAAGGCATTGTTCACAACCTTCATCGGGCTCAATTGCCTGGTCACGATCCAACCGGTAGCCCATGGCGCTCCGGCTGATTCCGCGACCAAATACACCGCCGATTGGGAATCGCTGAACAGCCGTCCCACCCCCGCGTGGTTTACCGATGCGAAATTCGGCATCTTCATTCACTGGGGCGTCTATTCCGTCCCCGCTTGGTCAGTGACAGCCCAACACTCGGGCTCCTACTCCGAGTGGTACTGGTGGCGCATCATGGAAACCAACAAGAACGGAAGCGTTTCAGCCTATCGCAAATTCCATGACCTGAATTACGGTCCGGACTTCAGTTACATGGATTTCGCCCCGCATTTTCGCGCGGAATTGTTCGATCCTGAGTTCTGGGCGAAGACCTTTGCCGACTCAGGAGCGCGTTACGTGGTGCTCACGAGCAAACACCACGACGGCTTCGCCCTTTGGCCGAACGAGGATGCCAACCGCAGCTGGGGTCGTCCCTGGAACAGCGTGGACATTGGACCGAAACGCGATCTGCTGGGTGACCTGACCACCGCCGTGCGCCGGCAAGGTTTAAAAATGGGCATCTATTACTCGCTCTATGAATGGTTTAATCCGCTCTGGCTGAAGGATCAAAAACAGTACGCTACCGAACACATGCATCCGCAATTCAAGGACGTCGTCACGCGCTACTCACCATCCATCATCTTTTCCGACGGCGAATGGGACATTTCTTCCAGCGACTGGCGCAGCCCGGAATTGCTAGCCTGGCTGTTCAATGAATCACCCTCCCGTCACGATGTCGTGATCAACGATCGCTGGGGCAAGAAGGAACGCCATCAGAACGGCGGCTATTTCACCACCGAATACGGCGCCGGCCTGCCGGACGCCAGCCATCCCTGGGAAGAAAACCGCGGCATGGGGTATTCCTTCGGCTACAGCCGCACCGAGCAGTTGAAAGATTATCGCACCGGAAAGGAATTGATCTGGATGTTCACCGATCTTGTCAGCCGCGGCGGCAACCTGCTCCTGGACATCGGCCCTGATGCCGACGGCACCATCCCGGTCATCATGCAGGACCGCTTGGCCCAGATGGGCGAATGGCTCAAGGTCAATGGCGAAGCCATCTACGGAACAACGCCTTGGAAGAAAACCTGCCAATGGTCCGAAGGCACCCAGCCCGAGCCTGTCACCAAACGCGACCAGGCCAAGTACGACATCATGACTCTCGCTGCGATGAAGCCGGAAAACGGACAAGCACGCAAACAGGCATTCCTGACGGCGAAAGGCGACACGCTCTATGCCATCCTTCCGAACTGGCCGGGAAAGACATTCACGCTCAAGGATGTGAAGACGGGAAAAGGCACCGCCATACAAATGCTCGGGGTTCCGGGAAATCTCAATTTCTCCAGCCGCAAGGGCAATCTCATCATCAACATTCCGCAGCTGACCATTGATCAACTCCCATGCCAGCATGCCTGGACACTAAAAATCACTCACGTGGCTGCAACCAAAGAGTAA
- a CDS encoding GH32 C-terminal domain-containing protein → MHRPFWLFALCSACICFGAPNNLPIADFENESFGEWTVEGTAFGSGPTAGAVSGQKGIKSFGGRRLANSGAAEDAATGCLQSPEFKLERAYIRFLIGGAELPDQTSFNLLVDGKTVRSATGLKSKIGRSQILRHDDWSVAEFQGKIARLEIVDRSTNSAAHILIDDIVQTDAPLKSPAFDLTIKKRYLLLPVKNKSRQVPLQMILDGKMVREFEIELASGLTPDWWAFSDMRDYLGKTLTIRTSDKLPAEFADPFSTLLRQSDVPIEANDVYREANRPQFHFTVRRGFNNDPNGLVFFNGEYHMFYQNNPYGIDWNNMHWGHAVSRDLLRWTELPPALYPHGIAGGAYSGGALVDYGNTLGFGKGKEDVLIASYTGIGRGECIAYGTGRALSLIDIPQNPVLKHSGWDPNVMRYEPENKWLMLVFERKLPSFGYAFYESTNLTNWHKLDLIEGFQDCPDFFELPVEGETSRKWVLYGSKKEATNRYASKSSYMIGSFNGSKFTPETEIIEGHLGPQFYAGQSFKEMPGQRRVMLGWLNGANYPGMPFSQGMTVPLELKLRRTDHGIRMTFSPARELEKLRSRKSQSGKDLSIAAANELLKKVNPELLDCELAATTDPSQPFTLSVHGMDIRYDAETGELSCKDTKAVVRPVGGVLRLRLLIDRGVLELFANDGEVAMAFAGNIFSKDKGLTIRGGADVKVTALRATEMNSIWIK, encoded by the coding sequence ATGCATCGCCCTTTTTGGCTTTTCGCCCTGTGCTCAGCGTGCATTTGTTTTGGCGCACCGAACAATCTTCCGATCGCCGATTTTGAGAACGAATCCTTTGGCGAATGGACCGTTGAAGGCACCGCCTTCGGTTCTGGACCCACTGCCGGAGCGGTCTCTGGGCAAAAGGGGATAAAATCCTTCGGTGGCAGACGGCTGGCCAACTCTGGCGCGGCGGAAGACGCGGCGACCGGGTGCTTGCAATCGCCGGAATTCAAACTGGAGAGAGCTTACATTCGATTTCTGATCGGCGGCGCGGAACTCCCCGACCAGACTTCCTTCAACCTTCTCGTCGACGGCAAGACCGTACGCAGCGCCACTGGACTTAAGAGCAAGATCGGACGTTCGCAAATCCTGCGACATGACGACTGGAGCGTTGCCGAGTTCCAAGGGAAAATCGCGCGGCTCGAAATTGTTGACCGCTCCACTAACTCCGCCGCGCACATCTTGATCGACGACATCGTTCAAACGGATGCCCCTTTGAAAAGCCCTGCTTTCGATCTGACCATCAAGAAGCGCTATCTGTTGCTGCCGGTTAAAAACAAATCCCGCCAAGTTCCGTTGCAGATGATTCTGGACGGAAAAATGGTTCGCGAGTTTGAAATCGAGCTCGCTTCTGGATTGACACCGGATTGGTGGGCATTCTCCGATATGCGCGATTACCTGGGCAAAACGCTGACGATTCGAACGAGCGACAAGTTGCCCGCCGAATTCGCCGATCCGTTCTCCACCCTTTTGCGACAAAGCGACGTCCCGATCGAAGCGAACGATGTTTATCGCGAAGCCAATCGTCCCCAGTTTCATTTCACCGTCCGCCGCGGTTTCAACAACGACCCGAACGGTCTCGTCTTCTTCAACGGCGAGTATCACATGTTCTATCAGAACAATCCGTACGGCATTGACTGGAACAACATGCACTGGGGTCACGCGGTAAGCCGCGATCTGCTGCGGTGGACGGAACTGCCGCCGGCGCTCTATCCGCACGGAATCGCCGGTGGCGCGTATTCCGGCGGCGCACTGGTTGATTACGGCAACACTTTGGGTTTTGGCAAAGGCAAGGAGGACGTGTTGATCGCCTCGTACACTGGAATCGGCCGGGGCGAATGCATTGCTTATGGGACCGGTCGTGCACTCTCGCTCATCGATATTCCACAAAATCCGGTTCTCAAACACAGCGGCTGGGATCCCAACGTCATGCGTTACGAGCCGGAAAACAAATGGTTGATGCTTGTGTTCGAACGCAAACTGCCCTCTTTCGGCTACGCGTTTTACGAATCCACCAATCTCACCAACTGGCACAAACTCGACCTGATCGAGGGTTTCCAAGATTGCCCTGACTTTTTCGAACTGCCGGTGGAAGGCGAGACAAGCCGAAAATGGGTCCTCTACGGTTCCAAAAAGGAGGCCACCAATCGCTACGCTTCCAAATCTTCTTACATGATCGGTTCCTTCAATGGCTCGAAGTTCACTCCCGAAACGGAAATCATCGAGGGACATCTGGGTCCGCAGTTCTACGCCGGCCAAAGCTTCAAGGAAATGCCCGGACAACGGCGGGTCATGCTCGGCTGGCTCAACGGAGCAAACTATCCCGGAATGCCTTTCTCACAAGGGATGACCGTGCCGCTCGAACTCAAATTGCGGCGGACGGATCATGGCATTCGCATGACCTTCTCACCCGCCCGCGAGCTGGAGAAATTGCGTTCACGGAAGTCGCAGTCGGGTAAGGATTTGAGTATCGCGGCCGCCAACGAGCTCCTGAAAAAAGTAAACCCGGAATTGCTCGACTGCGAGCTCGCTGCCACAACGGACCCGTCCCAGCCGTTCACTCTCTCCGTTCACGGCATGGACATCCGCTATGACGCGGAAACCGGCGAGCTTTCCTGCAAGGATACAAAAGCGGTCGTCAGGCCTGTGGGGGGTGTCTTGCGTCTTCGTCTTCTGATCGATCGAGGCGTGCTGGAGCTTTTCGCGAATGATGGAGAAGTCGCCATGGCGTTCGCCGGCAACATCTTCTCAAAGGACAAGGGATTGACGATTCGTGGCGGGGCAGACGTAAAAGTGACTGCACTCCGGGCAACAGAAATGAATTCGATCTGGATCAAGTGA
- a CDS encoding galactitol-1-phosphate 5-dehydrogenase, giving the protein MKALILQDYLKFSFEDVPTPELQPDEVLVEVKACGICGSDVHGMDGSTGRRRPPIIMGHEAAGIISDTGSAVKEWKTGDRVTFDSTIYCGNCEFCRRGEVNLCNHRRVLGVSCEDYRQPGAFAEFLAVPQRILYKLPNALPFAQAALIEPFSIAFHAVRRTRIQLNDSAVVIGCGIIGLALIQTLRIAGCGKIIVTDVAPEKLAMAKTMGATHVIHSAHGDALEQILALTHNAGAALAFEAVGISPTVDLAVRCVRKGGQVTLVGNLASKVEFPLQWAVTRELTLYGSCASAGEYPACLDLIATGALQPAPLLSASAPLSEGASWFERLYRKEPGLLKVILQP; this is encoded by the coding sequence ATGAAAGCGCTGATTCTCCAAGACTACCTTAAGTTCAGTTTCGAAGATGTCCCCACTCCCGAGCTTCAACCGGACGAAGTGCTAGTCGAGGTCAAGGCCTGCGGCATCTGCGGCAGCGATGTGCATGGCATGGACGGCAGTACTGGACGGCGGCGTCCACCCATCATCATGGGGCACGAAGCGGCAGGCATCATCTCGGACACTGGCAGTGCGGTGAAGGAATGGAAAACCGGCGATCGCGTCACCTTCGATTCCACGATCTATTGCGGCAACTGTGAATTCTGCCGGCGCGGCGAGGTGAACCTGTGCAATCATCGCCGCGTCCTCGGCGTCTCTTGCGAGGACTATCGCCAGCCCGGCGCGTTCGCAGAGTTCCTGGCGGTTCCGCAACGCATCCTTTATAAACTGCCCAACGCCCTGCCCTTCGCACAGGCCGCCTTGATCGAACCGTTCTCCATCGCCTTTCATGCCGTTCGCCGGACACGTATTCAACTGAACGATTCCGCCGTTGTCATCGGTTGCGGCATCATCGGGCTGGCCTTGATTCAAACTTTGCGGATCGCCGGCTGCGGAAAAATAATTGTGACGGATGTGGCTCCGGAGAAGCTGGCCATGGCGAAAACCATGGGTGCCACGCACGTCATCCATTCAGCGCACGGCGACGCGCTGGAACAGATTCTGGCTTTGACCCACAACGCGGGCGCGGCGCTGGCCTTCGAAGCGGTGGGCATAAGTCCAACGGTGGACCTCGCGGTTCGCTGCGTGCGCAAAGGGGGACAAGTGACGCTGGTCGGCAATCTTGCTTCCAAGGTCGAGTTTCCGCTGCAATGGGCGGTCACACGTGAACTGACCCTCTACGGTTCGTGCGCTTCCGCCGGGGAATATCCCGCATGCCTTGACCTCATCGCCACTGGCGCATTGCAGCCTGCACCGCTTCTGAGCGCCAGCGCTCCGTTGTCGGAGGGAGCGTCCTGGTTCGAACGCCTGTATCGAAAGGAACCAGGACTGTTAAAAGTCATATTGCAGCCATGA
- a CDS encoding ThuA domain-containing protein yields MKILLLCLGLASPVIGFADEPASPKRVLVFSKSAGYEHAIVYRDTAWPSFLEREMLKIGIRHNIDFIFSKDGSLFTPENIATFDAFLFYTSGDLTHQPRDGQGDNYPLMTLEGKNALLKAIQDGKGFIGVHSAVATFPRSSSTSFQDSPAIDPYHEMLGAQFIGHNREQNGPLILVDRKFPGMEAVPPDFAAFDEWPAMKNFAQDLHVIAVLDCREMTGNLYQRPNFPVVWARMENKGRVFFTAMGHDEEIWKNSIFRQMLVGGVQWATGQIDADVTPNIKTATPHASEIPLTALKVIHSPALK; encoded by the coding sequence ATGAAAATCCTGCTTCTTTGCCTGGGGCTGGCTTCACCGGTGATCGGCTTCGCCGACGAACCGGCCTCACCGAAGCGTGTTCTGGTATTTTCAAAATCCGCCGGTTACGAACACGCCATCGTTTACCGCGATACCGCGTGGCCAAGCTTTCTCGAACGAGAGATGCTCAAAATCGGGATCCGGCACAACATTGACTTTATTTTCAGCAAGGATGGCTCGCTCTTCACGCCGGAGAATATCGCCACCTTCGACGCATTCCTCTTTTACACGAGTGGCGATCTCACTCATCAACCGCGCGATGGCCAGGGAGACAATTACCCGCTGATGACGCTCGAAGGTAAGAACGCGTTGCTGAAAGCCATCCAGGATGGGAAAGGTTTTATCGGTGTGCACAGCGCAGTTGCCACTTTTCCGCGCTCCAGCTCGACTTCGTTTCAGGACTCTCCCGCGATCGATCCGTATCACGAGATGCTGGGGGCTCAATTCATCGGACACAACCGCGAGCAGAATGGTCCGCTCATTCTTGTCGATCGAAAATTTCCCGGGATGGAAGCTGTTCCCCCGGATTTCGCGGCTTTCGATGAATGGCCGGCAATGAAGAACTTTGCGCAAGACCTCCACGTCATCGCGGTCTTGGATTGCCGCGAAATGACAGGAAATCTTTATCAACGGCCCAATTTCCCCGTCGTCTGGGCGCGCATGGAAAACAAAGGCAGGGTGTTCTTCACCGCCATGGGTCACGACGAAGAAATCTGGAAGAACTCAATTTTCCGACAGATGCTGGTTGGGGGTGTTCAATGGGCCACCGGACAAATCGACGCCGACGTCACCCCCAACATCAAGACTGCGACGCCTCATGCCAGCGAGATTCCGCTGACAGCCCTCAAAGTCATTCATTCCCCTGCCCTCAAGTGA
- a CDS encoding RbsD/FucU family protein — MLYTPLLHPEVLSALARAGHGSRVLIADGNYPVTSESPTAAQKVFLNLRRGLVTVTDVLETLKTAIPIESAMVMSLPDGKSAAIHIEFQKLLPDGVRWIKRKRFQFYAEAKSAATTLVIATGEERRFANLLLTIGVIRSATHESADSPRLP, encoded by the coding sequence ATGCTTTATACCCCCCTGCTGCATCCAGAAGTTCTATCGGCACTCGCGCGGGCCGGCCATGGCTCGCGCGTGTTGATTGCCGACGGCAATTACCCGGTCACCAGCGAATCACCAACCGCCGCGCAGAAGGTGTTTCTCAACCTGCGCCGGGGGCTGGTCACGGTCACTGACGTTTTGGAAACGTTGAAGACCGCCATTCCGATTGAGTCGGCGATGGTCATGAGCCTGCCGGATGGAAAGTCAGCCGCGATTCACATCGAGTTTCAAAAGCTACTGCCCGATGGCGTCCGCTGGATTAAGAGAAAGCGGTTTCAGTTTTACGCCGAAGCCAAATCTGCAGCTACAACCCTCGTCATTGCGACGGGCGAGGAACGTCGTTTTGCCAATCTGTTGCTCACCATCGGAGTCATCCGGTCCGCGACGCATGAAAGCGCTGATTCTCCAAGACTACCTTAA